The following proteins are co-located in the Sphingobacteriaceae bacterium genome:
- a CDS encoding alanine dehydrogenase, with amino-acid sequence MAMNKDVLFALTKGAYAPQEEMLEVARKKGKLLIGIPKEIAFQENRVALVPDAVNLLTNNGHRIIIQSGAGKAANFEDSDYSEAGAEIVNSPEEVYKANLILKIAPPTIEEIELMQPKQTLFSALQLTVQPQDFLKKLTSKKLNCVAFDLILDDAGIFPVIRAMGEIAGGASILIAAELLSNVNNGVGSILGGISGISPTEVVIIGAGTVGEVAARAALGLGATVKVFDNSTSRLRRLQNQLPSRVFTSVIVPKVLEKHLKSADVAIGALRATRGRTPCVVTEAMVSEMKPGSVIIDVSIDQGGVFETSEVTNHSQPVFRKNGVIHYCVPNINSRVARTASYALSNIFQQVVMNMGDEGGFDGIVRKDPGLRNGVYIYNGILTNQFLGEAFNLPFKDINLLMAAI; translated from the coding sequence ATGGCAATGAATAAAGACGTTTTATTTGCACTTACAAAGGGTGCATATGCACCGCAGGAAGAAATGCTGGAAGTGGCAAGAAAAAAAGGAAAACTCTTAATCGGAATTCCAAAAGAAATTGCTTTTCAAGAAAATCGAGTTGCCTTAGTACCGGATGCGGTGAATTTATTAACGAATAATGGGCATAGAATAATAATTCAATCCGGAGCGGGTAAGGCAGCGAATTTTGAAGACAGTGATTATAGCGAGGCTGGTGCAGAAATAGTGAATTCACCTGAGGAAGTATATAAGGCGAATTTGATTTTAAAAATTGCGCCCCCAACTATTGAAGAAATTGAACTCATGCAACCTAAGCAAACACTTTTTAGTGCCTTGCAGTTAACTGTTCAGCCTCAGGATTTTTTAAAAAAATTAACCAGTAAAAAATTAAATTGTGTAGCATTTGATCTAATATTAGATGATGCTGGAATTTTTCCGGTAATCCGCGCTATGGGTGAGATTGCCGGTGGCGCAAGTATTTTGATAGCCGCAGAATTATTGAGTAATGTAAATAATGGTGTTGGGTCTATTTTAGGAGGAATCAGCGGCATTTCACCAACCGAGGTAGTAATTATTGGTGCTGGTACAGTTGGAGAAGTAGCAGCCAGAGCTGCATTAGGATTAGGAGCAACGGTAAAAGTATTTGACAACTCAACCTCTAGATTACGTCGCTTGCAAAATCAATTACCTTCAAGAGTATTTACATCAGTTATTGTTCCTAAAGTGTTGGAAAAACATTTAAAATCAGCAGATGTTGCTATTGGAGCTCTAAGAGCTACCCGTGGCAGAACTCCTTGTGTAGTTACAGAAGCAATGGTGAGTGAAATGAAACCCGGTTCGGTAATCATTGATGTAAGTATAGATCAGGGAGGCGTGTTTGAAACATCCGAAGTAACCAATCATTCACAACCTGTTTTCAGAAAAAATGGAGTGATTCATTATTGCGTACCTAATATAAATAGTCGAGTTGCCCGCACTGCTTCTTATGCCTTAAGTAATATTTTTCAGCAGGTTGTTATGAATATGGGTGATGAAGGAGGTTTTGATGGAATAGTTCGTAAGGATCCGGGATTAAGAAACGGAGTTTACATTTATAATGGAATTCTTACTAATCAGTTTTTAGGCGAAGCATTTAACTTACCATTTAAAGACATTAATCTGTTGATGGCAGCAATTTAA
- the fabG gene encoding 3-oxoacyl-[acyl-carrier-protein] reductase, which produces MKDLQNKTVLISGATRGIGRSVALAFAKSGSNVAFTYMNSEEMAKELECELNNLGVKAKGYKSDAANFASADTLVNQVLETFGTIDILVNNAGITKDTLLMRMSEQQWDDVINANLKSVFNLTKAAQRPMLKAKKGSIINMSSVVGVKGNAGQSNYAASKAGIIGFTKSVALELGSRNIRCNAIAPGFIETEMTAALDEKMIQQWRDGIPLKRGGSPEDVANLTLFLASDMSSYITGQCINVCGGMLT; this is translated from the coding sequence ATGAAAGATTTACAAAATAAAACGGTTTTAATTTCAGGAGCCACGCGTGGAATTGGCCGATCTGTAGCTTTAGCGTTTGCCAAATCCGGTTCAAATGTGGCCTTTACTTACATGAATTCAGAAGAAATGGCGAAAGAATTAGAGTGCGAACTAAATAATTTAGGAGTTAAGGCAAAAGGATATAAAAGTGACGCCGCAAATTTTGCTTCAGCTGATACTTTGGTTAACCAGGTACTTGAAACATTTGGTACCATTGATATATTAGTAAATAATGCTGGTATTACTAAAGATACTTTATTGATGCGCATGAGTGAACAACAATGGGACGATGTAATTAATGCTAATCTAAAATCTGTTTTTAATTTAACTAAGGCTGCACAACGTCCTATGCTAAAAGCAAAAAAAGGATCTATCATTAATATGAGTTCGGTGGTAGGTGTAAAAGGCAACGCGGGTCAAAGTAATTATGCCGCATCAAAAGCAGGTATTATTGGTTTTACAAAATCAGTTGCATTAGAATTGGGATCAAGAAATATACGATGTAATGCCATTGCACCCGGATTTATTGAAACAGAAATGACCGCTGCATTGGACGAAAAAATGATACAACAATGGAGAGACGGAATACCTTTAAAACGAGGAGGAAGTCCTGAGGATGTAGCTAATTTAACGCTATTTCTGGCGAGCGATATGAGTTCATATATAACCGGTCAGTGCATTAATGTTTGCGGAGGCATGCTTACTTAA
- a CDS encoding acyl-CoA desaturase, whose product MLGTSNIRFTNNNRQFYMELKKRVDAYFKENNISKTGNINMYIKTIFMISAYVVPFTLLCTGIFESKLVWWMLAGIMGFAMAGIGLCIMHDANHGSYSNNKKLNSFLGFSINLLGGHAMNWKIQHNVIHHTFTNVHNHDEDITPPGFMRFEPHAKRKWIHKLQFIYAWIFYGMMTMMWTSTKDFKQLRRYEKLGLVKAQNSTFMKELMIIIFSKVFYFAYMILPFVFVSNMTFIDWVIGFLTIHYIAGFVLAAIFQPAHVAETTEFPLPTESGNLENDWAIHQIKTTMNFANGNPILSWLMGGLNFQVEHHLFPTICHVHYPKISKIVKETAAEFQLPYLSKKTFIGALWSHEMMLWKLGRA is encoded by the coding sequence ATGCTCGGAACAAGTAACATCAGATTTACGAATAATAATCGTCAATTCTATATGGAATTGAAAAAACGTGTTGATGCTTATTTCAAAGAAAATAATATAAGCAAAACCGGAAATATAAATATGTATATCAAAACCATTTTTATGATTTCGGCGTACGTTGTGCCGTTTACCCTATTGTGTACAGGTATTTTTGAAAGCAAATTAGTTTGGTGGATGTTGGCCGGAATTATGGGTTTTGCGATGGCCGGAATCGGACTTTGTATTATGCACGATGCCAATCACGGCAGCTATAGTAATAATAAAAAACTAAACAGCTTTTTAGGTTTTTCAATTAATTTACTGGGCGGTCATGCCATGAATTGGAAAATTCAACACAATGTAATTCATCACACATTTACGAATGTGCATAATCATGATGAGGACATTACCCCTCCCGGTTTTATGCGTTTTGAACCTCATGCAAAGAGAAAGTGGATTCATAAATTACAGTTCATTTATGCTTGGATTTTTTATGGCATGATGACCATGATGTGGACCTCTACAAAAGATTTTAAGCAATTAAGAAGATATGAAAAATTAGGTTTAGTGAAAGCCCAGAATTCAACCTTTATGAAGGAACTTATGATAATCATTTTCTCTAAAGTGTTTTATTTTGCCTATATGATTTTACCTTTTGTGTTTGTCAGCAATATGACCTTTATTGATTGGGTAATCGGATTTTTAACTATACATTATATTGCCGGTTTTGTTTTGGCTGCCATTTTTCAACCTGCACACGTAGCTGAAACAACGGAATTTCCTTTACCTACAGAATCAGGAAATTTAGAAAATGATTGGGCAATCCACCAAATTAAAACCACTATGAATTTTGCTAATGGAAATCCAATATTATCCTGGTTAATGGGCGGTTTAAATTTTCAGGTAGAACATCACTTATTCCCAACAATTTGCCATGTTCATTATCCTAAAATTTCTAAAATTGTTAAGGAAACAGCTGCGGAATTCCAACTACCCTATTTATCTAAAAAGACATTTATTGGCGCCCTATGGTCGCATGAAATGATGTTGTGGAAATTAGGAAGAGCTTAA
- a CDS encoding VWA domain-containing protein, with the protein MLLLLDILIKLYVHETQQPTVIIAIDNSNSMVSAKDSSFIRNTLPLKIQQLAEQLSGEKQVKLISFGSKVNPYQKADFKERESDMQLLMSDIENNFANTNIGALIIVSDGIINKGINPLYQIEKLNFPIYTVATGDTTEIIDVAIQKINSNSFSYLGNVFPVEVVIRSKKAIGKEIKIGLYENNLKLDEKKMLITADNFISTTSFTVNASQVGMHKYTIQTSVIVQELNIKNNTSTFLVDVIDSRQKILLLANSPHPDIAAIKDAITNNNSYELKSLYFEGSNENLSLYNLVVIHGYSNANANLINILKNKNIPYLIIAPRVSDNIQYLKFNPTQLKQNDVEAFVNTEFGLFNLSEELKNMIHEMPALKVPFGNYSINNGVEILLKQKIGTIETNNPLLIFTEVANLRSGVFIGEGIWKWKMRDFAERNNNNQFNDFISKIIQFLSIKSDKSFFRINAPKLVNENEDVLIQAEVYNKSYEAITEPDVNFKLTNEDKKVFEYSFSKFEKLYKLNLGNLSPGEYQYEAKVNTNGDILTKSGIFTVRKIETENLNTVANHQLLAQLSKQSGGILFPADNILSVSDSIAKNTIIKPVTYSSHKSIFLVEFKWIFVLILSLLSLEWFFRKKYAGI; encoded by the coding sequence ATGCTTTTACTACTGGATATATTAATAAAATTATATGTGCACGAAACTCAACAACCCACAGTAATAATAGCTATAGATAATTCTAATTCGATGGTAAGTGCGAAAGACAGTAGTTTTATTCGCAACACCTTGCCCCTAAAAATTCAACAATTAGCAGAACAATTGTCCGGCGAAAAACAGGTAAAACTGATAAGCTTCGGCTCTAAAGTAAACCCTTATCAAAAAGCCGATTTTAAAGAACGTGAATCAGACATGCAGTTATTAATGAGCGATATCGAAAATAACTTTGCAAATACAAATATTGGCGCTCTAATAATTGTTAGCGATGGCATTATCAATAAAGGAATAAATCCCCTCTATCAAATTGAAAAATTAAATTTTCCAATTTATACCGTTGCCACGGGCGATACAACCGAAATAATTGATGTGGCCATTCAAAAAATTAATTCTAATTCTTTTTCCTATCTGGGTAATGTGTTTCCTGTTGAAGTAGTTATTCGGTCCAAAAAAGCAATTGGCAAAGAAATTAAAATTGGCCTTTATGAAAACAACCTGAAGTTAGATGAGAAAAAAATGCTGATTACCGCTGATAATTTTATTAGTACAACATCTTTTACAGTAAATGCTTCGCAGGTAGGTATGCATAAATACACCATTCAAACATCAGTTATTGTACAAGAATTAAATATTAAAAATAACACTTCTACTTTTTTAGTTGATGTTATCGACAGCAGGCAAAAAATTCTTCTACTCGCCAACAGCCCCCATCCGGATATTGCAGCAATAAAAGATGCTATCACCAATAATAATTCTTACGAACTTAAAAGTTTATACTTTGAAGGAAGTAACGAAAATTTGAGCTTATATAATTTAGTTGTGATTCATGGATATTCAAATGCCAATGCTAACTTGATAAATATTTTAAAAAATAAGAATATACCTTATTTAATTATAGCCCCACGAGTTTCAGATAATATTCAATATCTGAAATTTAATCCAACTCAGTTAAAACAAAATGACGTAGAGGCCTTTGTAAATACTGAGTTTGGCTTATTCAATTTAAGCGAAGAATTAAAAAATATGATTCACGAAATGCCTGCCCTTAAAGTTCCTTTTGGGAATTATTCCATTAACAACGGAGTTGAAATACTACTAAAGCAAAAAATCGGCACTATTGAAACTAACAATCCCTTATTAATTTTCACTGAAGTTGCTAACTTAAGAAGTGGAGTTTTTATTGGCGAAGGAATTTGGAAATGGAAAATGAGAGATTTCGCAGAAAGAAATAATAACAATCAGTTTAATGATTTTATCAGCAAAATAATTCAGTTTCTTTCTATTAAATCCGACAAAAGCTTTTTTAGAATAAACGCACCTAAATTAGTTAATGAAAATGAAGATGTGCTTATACAAGCCGAGGTTTACAATAAAAGTTATGAAGCTATAACAGAACCTGACGTGAATTTTAAATTAACAAATGAGGATAAAAAAGTATTTGAATACTCCTTCAGTAAATTTGAAAAATTATATAAACTTAATTTAGGTAATTTGAGTCCGGGTGAATATCAATATGAAGCAAAAGTAAATACAAATGGGGATATTTTAACAAAGTCGGGTATTTTCACTGTAAGAAAAATTGAAACAGAAAATTTAAATACAGTGGCTAATCATCAATTACTTGCACAACTTAGCAAACAAAGTGGAGGCATTTTATTTCCAGCAGATAATATTTTAAGTGTAAGTGATAGCATAGCAAAAAATACTATCATAAAACCAGTAACTTATAGCTCACACAAGTCTATTTTTTTAGTTGAATTTAAATGGATTTTTGTACTAATATTAAGTTTATTAAGCTTAGAATGGTTTTTTAGAAAAAAATATGCGGGTATTTAA
- a CDS encoding gliding motility-associated C-terminal domain-containing protein gives MKKFKLIFSLLITIFLTKGELFSQSSAARQMHALLTYAFDIDSLNGFDAIACQQAAVSEGLYGEELKVKMAKSKRFFINNKYGLQKVYNPGKSYLNSYVASKTQVVPACTNEDFEGSTPAQITATDQINGWTVTGDNNLNYASNCNLQTCCPNAPFASALIDCPSGTGFVDPIIGGVYPIYSVFGTGANNGNGNNPQVPIPMAGTKVIRINNPAAGDYSVEKLSKTFAVTPSNALFQFAFASVFYTNHGCCDGANFQIKVSANGNTLTCPSYSIATPSNQCTTVTPMPFFNCGTGTPFTGSGSYIFNKWSINSMDLTQYIGSNITIEILVSDCVYGGHYGYSFFDAQCSPMVIVGNGNGFPAGTPSITLPTCGAAGATITAPSGLGPYSWNSGQISIPAPLTVPNNTNITLVTNQSGTLMLTMNPPGSCAPITKVITVSITPAPIALGSATQSGCTNTLSLASLTTAGSASVNPVITWSPAPLSLSGNSLNATGLPIGITTITVLDPLGCKATVTLNILPAPPPVTFTVNNLTGSYSITCINPTINLQAVSNYTYGTLNYFWSSLSFTANTATVGITAANTITVTATDPATGCFTTEIVTVNIFTTQPTNTVNPSSQAITCNSGAPVTFSGTVTNPTVNIQHDWYSPLNPLPGGVPIATSNNTISILSGALPPGIYTLVTTNQVNGCSSAKTVTITSLSAWPTFSLASPTNFSVGCSPLNSTTLSIINPVSTQTPPATCSYTFLAPTFTGVVTPSVILGNNSSTVTTIPGTWTIIVQDNSNWCRTTIQVPVLQNTVAPNVSASLFTPTLTCRNPTVIATGTTTTGNTIITWNVPSTPPTLSTPTVIIGDPANGPNTSTTSLTYANFTVVATNTLNACQSTSVVSINQNFKPPISSPTISIATPTAIYCNAGSAPVVLTTGSSTTTSGGGPSAFVANPYWEGPSPQGTVSGASSYSCYVPGVYSLTIEDNYNGCTRTGTVNVLDRTQPPVITNAYATSTLDCGGVNVAATLSFALTGTNTGIRYLVTEYPSGTAFTPTNAIQINLNPLLSGTASQSVTVDKLGAYEYVVSNTLTGCQAVGYFTVVPGGLTANIDASPETGYAPLTVSFFNNSSSSTSSSSITSVWSFGNGTSQTTTTNIQTSAIYNAPGTYTVKMIATKGSCTDTVYRVIRVDIPSKIEVPNVFTPNGDGNNDVFFLKVANLSEINAVILDRWGNKVYETTSSTGNIAWDGKNFGGKECASGVYFYIIKATGKDGKEYEQKGNISLFR, from the coding sequence ATGAAAAAGTTCAAATTAATTTTTAGTCTTCTCATCACAATTTTTCTCACAAAAGGGGAATTGTTTTCGCAGTCCAGTGCAGCGCGTCAAATGCATGCTTTATTAACTTATGCTTTTGATATTGATTCATTGAACGGATTTGATGCAATTGCTTGTCAACAAGCCGCCGTTTCAGAAGGATTATATGGCGAAGAATTAAAAGTAAAAATGGCCAAATCTAAAAGATTTTTTATCAACAATAAATATGGATTACAGAAAGTTTACAATCCCGGAAAATCCTATTTAAATTCATATGTAGCAAGCAAAACTCAAGTTGTTCCTGCCTGTACAAATGAGGATTTTGAAGGATCGACGCCAGCGCAAATTACAGCAACTGATCAGATTAATGGATGGACAGTTACCGGCGATAATAATTTAAATTATGCCAGCAACTGTAATTTACAAACTTGCTGTCCGAATGCACCTTTCGCCAGCGCACTTATCGACTGTCCTTCAGGTACCGGATTTGTAGATCCTATTATTGGAGGAGTTTATCCAATTTATTCGGTTTTTGGAACCGGTGCAAATAATGGAAATGGAAATAATCCTCAGGTTCCAATTCCAATGGCCGGAACTAAAGTTATTCGTATTAATAATCCTGCAGCTGGCGATTATTCGGTAGAGAAGCTTTCTAAAACTTTTGCGGTTACTCCATCTAATGCTTTATTCCAGTTTGCATTTGCTTCTGTATTTTATACAAATCACGGATGTTGCGACGGAGCAAATTTTCAAATTAAAGTTTCTGCCAATGGAAATACTTTAACTTGTCCGAGTTATTCAATTGCTACGCCAAGTAATCAATGTACAACTGTAACTCCAATGCCATTTTTCAATTGTGGTACGGGTACGCCATTTACAGGAAGCGGTTCTTATATTTTCAATAAGTGGAGTATCAATTCCATGGATTTAACACAATACATTGGTTCAAACATAACTATTGAAATTTTAGTGAGCGATTGTGTGTATGGTGGTCACTACGGTTATTCATTTTTTGATGCACAATGTTCTCCTATGGTCATAGTCGGGAACGGCAATGGTTTCCCGGCAGGTACACCTAGTATTACCTTACCAACATGTGGTGCTGCAGGAGCAACTATTACAGCGCCAAGCGGACTAGGGCCTTACAGTTGGAACTCGGGTCAAATTAGTATTCCTGCTCCTTTAACTGTTCCTAATAACACAAACATAACTTTAGTAACTAATCAAAGTGGCACATTAATGTTAACGATGAATCCTCCGGGATCATGCGCTCCTATTACTAAAGTAATTACCGTTAGTATAACCCCGGCACCAATTGCCTTAGGTTCTGCTACTCAATCGGGATGTACAAATACATTATCGTTAGCTTCATTAACTACTGCAGGTTCAGCATCAGTTAATCCGGTTATTACATGGAGTCCGGCTCCATTGTCCTTATCAGGAAATTCATTGAACGCAACAGGATTACCAATAGGAATTACTACTATCACTGTACTTGATCCTTTAGGTTGTAAAGCAACTGTTACATTAAATATTTTACCTGCCCCTCCTCCGGTAACCTTTACCGTTAATAATTTAACCGGTTCGTATTCGATAACTTGTATTAATCCAACAATTAATTTGCAAGCTGTATCTAATTATACATATGGTACATTAAATTATTTCTGGTCGAGTTTATCATTCACGGCAAATACTGCAACAGTTGGAATTACCGCCGCAAATACAATTACCGTTACGGCTACCGATCCGGCCACCGGTTGTTTTACAACTGAAATTGTAACAGTAAATATTTTTACTACCCAACCTACCAATACGGTAAATCCAAGTTCACAAGCGATTACTTGTAACTCAGGTGCGCCTGTAACATTTAGCGGTACAGTAACAAACCCAACTGTAAATATTCAACACGATTGGTATAGCCCATTAAACCCTTTACCGGGTGGTGTTCCAATTGCCACTTCAAATAATACAATAAGTATATTAAGTGGAGCTTTACCTCCTGGGATTTATACTTTGGTGACTACCAATCAAGTGAACGGATGTTCTTCAGCGAAAACCGTAACGATAACTTCTTTATCGGCATGGCCAACATTCTCGCTGGCCAGTCCTACCAATTTCTCTGTGGGTTGTTCTCCTTTAAACAGTACTACTTTATCAATTATTAATCCGGTATCTACACAAACACCGCCGGCAACTTGTAGTTATACGTTTTTAGCACCAACATTTACAGGAGTGGTGACACCAAGTGTAATTTTAGGAAATAACAGTTCAACAGTAACTACTATTCCCGGAACATGGACAATCATAGTACAAGATAATTCTAATTGGTGTAGAACAACTATTCAAGTTCCTGTTTTACAAAACACAGTTGCACCAAATGTATCTGCATCATTATTTACGCCAACACTTACTTGTAGGAATCCTACAGTAATTGCTACGGGAACAACTACAACTGGGAATACGATTATTACATGGAATGTACCTTCAACGCCTCCAACCTTATCTACTCCTACAGTAATTATTGGTGATCCGGCAAATGGTCCAAACACAAGTACTACATCATTAACCTATGCCAACTTTACGGTTGTAGCAACAAACACTTTAAATGCATGTCAATCTACTTCTGTAGTAAGCATTAATCAAAACTTTAAACCGCCGATTTCTAGTCCTACTATTTCTATAGCAACACCTACTGCAATTTATTGTAATGCAGGTAGTGCACCAGTAGTACTAACAACAGGTAGTAGTACAACCACTTCGGGTGGTGGCCCAAGTGCTTTCGTGGCAAATCCGTATTGGGAAGGTCCGTCTCCTCAAGGTACTGTTAGTGGAGCTTCATCATACAGCTGTTATGTACCGGGTGTATATTCATTAACGATTGAAGATAATTACAATGGATGTACACGTACAGGTACTGTGAATGTATTAGATAGAACTCAACCTCCTGTTATAACCAATGCGTATGCTACTTCAACCTTAGATTGCGGTGGTGTAAATGTAGCTGCAACATTAAGCTTTGCATTAACCGGTACAAATACAGGAATCAGATATTTAGTAACTGAATACCCTTCGGGAACTGCCTTCACGCCTACAAATGCAATTCAAATAAATTTAAATCCTTTATTAAGTGGAACTGCATCACAAAGTGTAACTGTAGATAAGTTAGGTGCATATGAGTATGTTGTTTCAAATACCTTAACCGGTTGTCAAGCTGTTGGATATTTCACAGTTGTTCCTGGTGGATTAACTGCCAATATTGATGCAAGTCCGGAAACAGGTTACGCGCCTTTAACGGTTTCGTTCTTTAATAATTCAAGCAGCAGCACAAGTAGTTCTAGTATAACATCTGTTTGGAGTTTTGGTAATGGAACATCGCAAACCACTACTACTAATATTCAAACATCTGCCATATATAATGCTCCTGGAACATACACTGTAAAAATGATTGCAACAAAAGGATCATGTACAGATACAGTTTATAGAGTAATTCGTGTGGATATCCCTTCTAAAATTGAAGTGCCTAACGTATTCACTCCAAATGGAGATGGTAATAATGATGTATTCTTTTTAAAGGTGGCTAACCTTTCAGAAATTAATGCAGTTATTTTAGATCGTTGGGGAAATAAAGTTTATGAAACCACTTCAAGCACCGGCAATATTGCCTGGGATGGAAAGAATTTCGGAGGTAAAGAATGTGCTTCTGGTGTTTATTTCTACATCATTAAGGCTACCGGAAAAGACGGAAAAGAATACGAACAAAAAGGAAATATAAGTTTGTTCAGATAA